One genomic segment of Mangifera indica cultivar Alphonso chromosome 6, CATAS_Mindica_2.1, whole genome shotgun sequence includes these proteins:
- the LOC123218125 gene encoding beta-galactosidase 17-like, with the protein MAGTVSESMTGKTKFSAISAMRRRRTRIRAFLSVIIFLVLFGGLVPVFAPLPSLSPLHHRHLHKRMNDRKFEVAEDMFWKDGEPFQIIGGDVHYFRVLPEYWEDRLFRAKALGLNTIQVYVPWNLHEPKPGKLVFEGIADLVSFLKLCQKLNLLVMLRAGPYICAEWDFGGFPPWLLAIKPALKLRSSDHVYLGLVDKWWGVLLPKISPLLYENGGPIIMVQIENEFGSYGDDKAYLHHLVTLARAHLGEEIVLYTTDGGTRETLQKGTISGDAVFSAVDFSTGEEPWPIFKLQKEFNAPGKSPPLSSEFYTGWLTHWGEKMAVTSADSTASYLDKILSKNGSAVLYMAHGGTNFGFYNGANTGVDQSDYKPDLTSYDYDAPIKESGDVDNVKFRAIRRVVEKYSATSLPSFPPDNAKAGYGPIQLQKTALLFDLLDTIDPADVVQSENPISMESVGQMFGFLLYVSEYAGKNYGSSLHIPKVHDRAQVFVSCSSGDNGGRPTYVGTIERWSNQALSLPNARCVSNISLYILVENMGRVNYGRYLFDKKGILSSVYLDGKVLHGWKMYPIPLHNLNEVPKINTIQVVSSGSIQQSARKKLEHKQESLSKEPAFFTGRFSIDKVNQIKDTYISFSGWGKGIAFVNEFNIGRYWPSFGPPCNLYVPAPILRDGENVVAVFELESPNSELLIHSVDKPDFTCGSSNSNVHTL; encoded by the exons ATGGCTGGCACTGTATCAGAGTCAATGACAGGGAAGACTAAATTCTCTGCAATCTCGGCAATGCGAAGGCGGCGCACCAGAATAAGAGCGTTCCTCTCCGTTATTATCTTTCTAGTGCTGTTTGGTGGCTTGGTCCCTGTGTTCGCTCCTCTTCCTTCTCTTTCACCTCTTCATCATCGGCACCTACACAAGAGG ATGAATGATCGAAAATTTGAGGTTGCTGAGGACATGTTCTGGAAAGATGGTGAGCCATTTCAGATTATTGGTGGCGATGTGCATTATTTCCGGGTGCTTCCTGAG TATTGGGAGGATAGGCTTTTTCGAGCTAAGGCTTTGGGTTTAAATACCATCCAAGTTTATGTTCCTTGGAATCTGCATGAACCTAAACCCGGAAAGCTGGTTTTTGAGGGTATTGCAGATCTAGTATCATTTCTCAAACTCTGTCAAAAGCTAAATTTGCTCGTTATGCTTCGAGCTGGACCTTACATTTGTGCTG AGTGGGATTTTGGGGGTTTTCCACCTTGGTTGCTTGCCATAAAACCAGCTCTCAAACTCAGGTCATCTGATCATGTTTACCTTGGATTG GTTGACAAATGGTGGGGAGTCCTACTCCCAAAGATATCTCCTCTTCTTTATGAGAATGGAGGCCCTATTATAATGGTTCAG ATTGAGAATGAATTTGGTTCATATGGAGATGATAAGGCCTATCTTCATCACCTTGTTACATTGGCCAGAGCACATCTCGGGGAAGAAATTGTTTT GTATACAACGGATGGAGGTACTAGGGAAACTCTCCAGAAGGGGACTATAAGTGGAGATGCTGTTTTTTCTG CTGTTGACTTCTCTACTGGTGAAGAGCCTTGGCCTATATTTAAGTTACAAAAGGAGTTCAATGCCCCAGGGAAATCACCACCGCTTTCTTC GGAGTTTTATACTGGCTGGCTTACACACTGGGGGGAGAAGATGGCAGTGACTAGTGCAGATTCCACAGCATCTTACCTGGACAAGATTTTATCAAAGAACGGTTCTGCAGTGCTTTAC ATGGCACATGGTGGGACAAACTTTGGTTTTTACAATGGAGCAAATACTGGTGTGGATCAGTCTGATTACAAGCCTGATCTAACTTCTTATGATTAT GATGCACCAATTAAGGAATCTGGTGATGTCGACAATGTAAAATTCAgag CAATTCGGAGGGTGGTAGAGAAATATAGTGCCACATCTCTTCCTTCATTTCCTCCTGATAATGCAAAGGCAGGATATGGACCAATTCAGTTACAGAAAACAGCATTGTTGTTTGATCTACTTGATACAATAGATCCTGCAGATGTAGTTCAATCTGAAAACCCAATTTCAATGGAGTCTGTGGGTCAG ATGTTTGGATTTCTTTTGTATGTATCGGAATATGCTGGAAAGAACTATGGCAGTAGTCTCCACATACCAAAG GTGCATGACAGAGCTCAAGTGTTTGTATCATGCTCATCTGGAGATAATGGTGGAAGGCCAACATATGTTGGCACAATTGAAAGATGGTCAAATCAAGCGCTTAGCCTCCCTAATGCTAGATGCGTCTCCAACATTAGCTTGTATATTTTG GTTGAAAATATGGGTCGTGTAAATTATGGGCGATACCTATTTGATAAGAAG GGTATTTTATCTTCGGTTTATTTGGATGGGAAAGTTCTGCATGGATGGAAAATGTATCCTATTCCTCTTCACAACCTCAATGAGGTGCCAAAAATCAATACCATTCAGGTTGTATCTTCTGGATCCATTCAACAATCTGCTCGCAAAAAATTAGAACATAAACAGG AGAGCCTTTCAAAAGAACCCGCTTTCTTCACTGGCCGTTTTAGTATTGATAAAGTAAACCAAATTAAAGATACATACATATCTTTCAGTGGTTGGGGTAAAGGGATTGCATTTGTCAATGAATTTAACATAGGAAGATATTGGCCG TCTTTTGGACCACCATGCAATCTTTATGTCCCTGCTCCTATCCTTCGTGATGGGGAAAATGTTGTG GCCGTATTTGAGTTAGAATCTCCGAACTCTGAGCTCTTGATACACTCAGTTGATAAGCCAGACTTCACATGTGGTTCAAGTAACTCAAATGTTCATACACTTTAA
- the LOC123218455 gene encoding mediator of RNA polymerase II transcription subunit 9-like — protein MDPYSGSGSWTMIPTIQTHTNSPAPSNQDHLFLSPQHHQQQFYQQPQFPQQQQFQQQPQLQHRTIQQQQQQQQQNQHHQSLASHFHLLHLVENLADAIENGTRDQHSDALVSEFSNHFEKCQQLLNSISGSISSKAMTVEGQKRKLEECEQLQNQRRELIGKYKNSVEELIKSEP, from the exons ATGGATCCATATTCGGGTTCCGGATCCTGGACAATGATCCCCACCATACAGACCCACACAAACTCCCCTGCACCCTCGAATCAAGACCATTTATTCCTCTCCCCACAACACCATCAGCAACAATTCTACCAACAACCTCAATTTCCTCAACAACAGCAGTTTCAACAACAACCGCAGCTTCAACATCGTACGATTCAGCAGCAGCAACAGCAACAACAGCAGAACCAGCATCACCAGTCACTCGCCTCTCACTTCCATCTCTTGCAT TTGGTGGAAAATTTAGCCGACGCTATTGAGAATGGAACAAGGGACCAGCACTCGGATGctttg GTTAGTGAGTTCAGCAATCACTTTGAGAAGTGTCAGCAACTATTGAATTCAATATCAGGATCAATCAGCAGTAAGGCAATG ACAGTTGAGGGGCAGAAGCGAAAGCTGGAGGAGTGCGAACAACTGCAGAATCAACGGAG GGAACTGATTGGCAAGTATAAGAATTCTGTGGAAGAGCTTATCAAGTCTGAGCCTTAA
- the LOC123218391 gene encoding LOB domain-containing protein 22-like — MTALPRLGNINASTNGSTTQACAACKYQRKKCAPDCLLAPYFPHDRQRQFLNAHKLFGVSNITKIIKNLQPAEKDEAMRTIIFQSDVRASDPVGGCYRIIRELQRQIELHKAELDSVLHQVAICRAQAQQQIQESDDSVLSYENIVNSESFFINHRQLENDNYVVPNNIEDDINVTAWTMQDPTMEVVPVMETTQLVEIPYERHEVKFEPDHELVERRFVPSTQLLISS, encoded by the coding sequence ATGACCGCCCTGCCGAGACTTGGCAATATCAATGCCTCCACCAATGGCAGCACCACTCAGGCATGCGCTGCATGTAAATACCAACGTAAAAAATGCGCCCCTGATTGCCTTCTCGCCCCTTATTTTCCTCATGATCGCCAGAGACAATTCCTCAACGCTCATAAATTGTTTGGCGTCAGTAACATCACCAAGATCATTAAGAATCTGCAGCCTGCAGAGAAGGATGAAGCAATGCGCACCATTATTTTCCAGTCTGACGTGCGAGCCAGTGACCCTGTAGGGGGATGTTATAGAATTATAAGAGAACTTCAACGTCAGATTGAGTTACACAAGGCTGAGCTGGATTCGGTCCTTCATCAAGTGGCCATTTGCCGGGCACAAGCTCAGCAACAGATTCAAGAATCTGATGATTCAGTTCTTAGTTATGAGAACATAGTCAACTCTGagtctttttttattaatcatagGCAATTGGAGAATGATAATTATGTTGTTCCGAATAATATAGAAGATGACATAAATGTTACGGCATGGACCATGCAAGATCCGACCATGGAGGTAGTGCCGGTGATGGAGACGACTCAGCTTGTTGAGATACCGTATGAGAGACATGAGGTAAAGTTTGAGCCTGATCACGAATTGGTTGAGAGGAGGTTTGTGCCGTCGACACAGTTGCTTATATCATCCTAG
- the LOC123218390 gene encoding putative pentatricopeptide repeat-containing protein At1g17630, whose amino-acid sequence MLHTAASLRLESRRWFSIIPHQNDLLDVFDHLLQHCAKLHLLKQVHSQVIVSGFDNSAFLAARVISVYASFGLLSDAQNVFETTPVHCLSSSLLWNSILRVNVSYGCPEKALKLYVEMRKRGVLGDGFTFPLAIRACKLTGRFGFGRIVHNHVMQMGFQSNVHVVNEFIGMYAKMGRIDYSYKMFDKMRVRNHISWNSMVSGFALNHDCDGALEMFQRMELEGLEPNIVTWTSLLSSHARCGRLEDTIDLFDMMRMRGVRVSAEAIAVVLSVCADLVAFEKGMVIHGCVINCGFENFLFVKNALICMYGKHGDVKEAEKLFSEMKYKDIVSWNVLITSYAETGLCDEALAIFSQLENLDNGSMESPNVISWSAVIGAFASKGRGEESLYLFRKMQHAKVMANSVTISSVLSVCAELAALNIGREIHGYVVKALMDSSILVVNSLLNMYMKSGCLEKGRTLFERINRKDLISWNSMITGYGMNGLGEIAIAVFEQMIEAGFKPDGVTFISLLSACSHTGLVDEGRKLFDMMLKEFRFEPHMEHYACMVDLLGRAGLMQEASDIVKSMPIEPNACVWGALLNSCRMHKNTDVADALAFQIFRENTDSTGNFMLLSNIYAASGRWEDSARVRVSAKTKGLKKVVGQSWIEVKNKVHMFTSGKSMQSDLNDFCGILEELALQMESEGHRTDENIIAEDAEEETMLSTL is encoded by the coding sequence ATGCTCCATACGGCTGCTTCTCTCCGTCTCGAGTCTCGCCGTTGGTTTTCAATAATTCCTCACCAAAATGATCTTCTTGATGTCTTTGACCACCTTCTCCAACATTGCGCGAAACTTCACCTCCTTAAACAAGTGCACTCGCAAGTCATTGTCAGTGGATTCGATAACTCTGCTTTCTTGGCAGCTAGAGTTATTTCGGTTTATGCTAGTTTTGGGCTTCTTTCTGATGCGCAAAACGTGTTTGAAACAACCCCAGTTCATTGCTTGTCGAGCTCTTTATTGTGGAACTCTATCTTGAGAGTAAACGTGTCATATGGGTGCCCTGAGAAGGCACTTAAACTGTATGTTGAAATGCGAAAGCGAGGGGTTTTGGGTGATGGGTTTACTTTCCCGCTCGCTATAAGAGCTTGTAAATTAACGGGTCGTTTTGGTTTTGGAAGGATTGTTCATAATCATGTtatgcaaatgggttttcaaagtAATGTTCATGTTGTGAATGAATTTATTGGAATGTATGCGAAAATGGGACGGATTGACTATTCTTATAAGATGTTCGACAAAATGCGAGTGAGAAATCATATTTCATGGAATTCGATGGTTTCTGGTTTTGCATTGAATCACGATTGTGATGGTGCTCTTGAGATGTTTCAGAGAATGGAACTTGAGGGATTGGAGCCAAATATTGTGACATGGACTTCACTCTTGTCAAGCCATGCTCGATGCGGGCGGCTTGAAGATACTATTGATTTGTTTGATATGATGAGGATGAGAGGAGTTAGAGTTAGTGCTGAAGCAATTGCTGTGGTGTTATCTGTCTGTGCTGATTTAGTTGCCTTTGAAAAGGGTATGGTCATTCATGGGTGTGTTATAAATTGTGGGTTTGAAAATTTCTTGTTTGTAAAGAATGCACTTATATGTATGTATGGGAAGCATGGAGATGTAAAAGAGGCTGAGAAATTGTTTTCAGAAATGAAATATAAGGATATAGTGAGTTGGAATGTGTTGATAACATCATATGCAGAGACTGGTTTATGTGATGAGGCACTTGCAATATTTTCACAGTTGGAGAATTTAGATAATGGTTCTATGGAGAGTCCTAATGTGATAAGTTGGAGTGCTGTAATTGGTGCTTTTGCTTCCAAGGGGAGAGGTGAGGAGTCTTTGTATCTTTTTCGCAAGATGCAGCATGCAAAAGTCATGGCCAATTCTGTAACAATATCTAGTGTTCTATCAGTTTGTGCTGAGCTAGCTGCACTGAATATTGGTAGGGAAATCCATGGCTATGTAGTTAAAGCTTTGATGGATTCTAGCATTCTAGTGGTAAACAGCTTGCTTAATATGTACATGAAGTCTGGATGTCTTGAGAAAGGACGTACATTGTTTGAGAGAATTAACAGAAAGGATTTGATCTCATGGAACTCAATGATTACTGGATATGGCATGAATGGACTAGGTGAAATTGCAATAGCAGTTTTTGAGCAGATGATTGAAGCTGGATTCAAGCCAGATGGAGTCACgtttatttctcttctttctgCTTGTAGTCATACTGGGCTTGTTGACGAAGGTCGTAAGCTTTTTGATATGATGTTGAAAGAATTTAGGTTTGAACCCCATATGGAGCACTATGCTTGCATGGTCGATCTTCTTGGCCGTGCTGGGTTGATGCAAGAGGCAAGTGACATTGTTAAAAGCATGCCAATAGAACCTAATGCTTGTGTATGGGGAGCTCTTCTGAACTCATGTCGCATGCACAAAAATACTGACGTTGCAGATGCATTGGCTTTCCAAATCTTTAGAGAAAACACGGACTCAACCGGGAACTTCATGCTACTCTCTAATATTTATGCTGCAAGTGGGAGGTGGGAGGATTCTGCGAGGGTAAGAGTCTCAGCCAAAACAAAGGGCTTAAAGAAAGTTGTTGGACAGAGTTGGATTGAGGTGAAAAATAAGGTTCATATGTTTACTTCAGGGAAAAGTATGCAGTCggatttgaatgatttttgtGGAATTCTCGAGGAATTGGCTCTTCAAATGGAGAGTGAAGGCCATAGAACTGATGAAAACATCATTGCAGAAGATGCAGAGGAAGAAACCATGCTGAGCACGTTATAG